In the Bacillus sp. HSf4 genome, GGAAGCGAAGGATCAAGTTCATGATGCTTTAGAATTTTATCGAGCAACTATTGATGCAAAAAGACAAATTCAAAGAGGTGTGCTTTTACATTAAAATTATGGTGTGAAATTCTCAACTATACATAAACTAACGACGACATCCCCTGTGGGCGGAAAAGGCAAGCAGTATTTGATGTCAGGTAAATGTGAAGGAGAGGGGATTCACTCCTTCATTTTTTGCTATTTGCGGCTTTTTGAATTTGTTTCATCAAACACAACTTCAATAACAGCAATAAAAGCCGCCGCTATGAAAAGAGTGTTTGAAGGTATGAAAATACTGGTCATAAGTTGATCGACGATACGAAAGGTGACCAGGTTCATGAGAAAGTCGATCATAAACTTCAAAAATAAATATATCTTTCTGTTTTCGAAAGTCAGAAAGGACATCGTGTTTAAGACTTTTCCAATGAACTCAAAGATCCCGCCGATCAAAAAACAACCCAACATAAAAAGCAGGATGGATGTATGTGATTCATATGATACGCCAAAGAGTTTAAAAAACCCCGTGATGAGAAAGAAAATGAAAAAAGCAATAAGCGCCAGCGCGATCAAAAGCATGAGGCCGATTCCTGTGAGTACACTAAATTTTCTAAAGAGCCATTCTCCCTTCCTCATTGTTCAAGTGCTGCTCCCTTCTTCAATAAGCGTTTCATGAGGCCGCCGCTTTTTTCTTCCCGTTGGTCCATTGAACGGTAGGCAAGACAAAGAAAAGCGGCAATTGGCCCAAGATAAATAAACAAACGAGCGCAAGTTTGCAATGTTGCTGTTATATAAAGTATATAGGACAGCAATTTCCATGTCAGCGAATGTTTCGGATTTTAAAGGAATGTTAAGCTGAAAGAGAGATCGGCACCGTTGACACAAATGCATCGATCCGTTAAAATGACTGATAGTCATTCATTTTCAAGGAGGCCTTTATTTATGCCTAAACAAACTTCAGGGAAATATGAAAAAATTTTGCATGCGGCCATTGAAGTCATTTCTGAAAAAGGGCTTGATAAGGCTTCCATTTCAGATATTGTGAAAAGAGCCGGGACGGCGCAAGGCACTTTTTATTTGTATTTTTCCTCGAAAAATGCGTTAATTCCTGCGATAGCAGAGAATCTTTTAACACATACACTGAATGAAATCAAAGGCAAAATGGACGGAACAGAGCCCTTTTGGACGGTCATGAAAATTCTGATCGATGAGACATTCAACATTACTAGCCTTCATAAGGATATTATTGTGCTTTGTTACTCAGGGCTTGCCATCGACCACTCCATGGAAAAATGGGAAGCCATTTATCAGCCGTATTATTCCTGGCTGGAAGGAATCATTGAAAAAGCCGCGGAAAACAATGAAATTATTCGCGATATCAATGTAAGATGGACGGCCAGAACGATTATCAATTTTGTTGAAAATACAGCTGAACGTTACTATATCGGCGCTGAAAAAGAAGAGGATATCGAAGTGTTCAAGAAGGAAATTTTCACATTTCTGAAAAGAAGCTTAAGCGTCAGGTGAAAAATGACTGGCCTATGCCGTTCATTTTTTATCGCCACAAAAATGACTGACATTCATTCATAATAGGAAGGATGCTGCATATGTATTGGCTGTTTGTTTTGATTGCAGGCTTTTTGGAAGTGGTGTGGGCCACGGCGCTTAAAGGTGCAGAGACATTGTTAGATTGGACGGTCATCTTTATATTGATCGCTGTCAGTTTTATTTTGCTTATTCGTTCTTACCGGAAAATTCCGATGGCGTCTGCTTACACTGTATTTGTCGGCATCGGAACCGTCGGAACTTATGTTACTGGAATTGTTTTGGGGGAACCCTTTTCAGGAGGCCAAATTTTCTTTTTAACCGTGCTCTTAGCCGGAATTATCGGCATGAAGCTTTTCACAAAAGAACGTGAGACACATTCAAGAGGTGAACATTGATGGCATGGTTTTTGCTTGTCGTTTCAGGAATTGAAGAAATGATCGCTGCCATTGCGATGAAATATGTGGACGGCACGAAAAAGAAGTGGCCGATCATTGTGATGGTTGTTGGATTTGCTTTGTCATTTTACTGCCTTTCAAAAGCAATGCAGGTTCTCTCCGCCGGAGTCGCGTATGCAGTCTGGACCGGGATAGGGATCATCGGCATAACGGCCGTCAGCTTTTTTTGGTTTAAAGATCGCTTTCAACTCCCGCAGCTGATATCCCTTTTCCTGATCATTGTCGGAGTTGTCGGCCTGCGGCTTACATCTTAATATTTGATTTACATTGGAGGATGTTTACATGTCGAATCAGCTTAAATTGCGTCCGTTGGAAAGAGAAGATTTGCCATTTGTCCACCGTCTCAACAACGATGCAAAAATCATGTCCTATTGGTTTGAAGAGCCTTACGAAACGTTTGTGGAATTGCAGGATTTATTTGATAAACACATTCACGATCAAAGTGAACGTCGATTTATTGTTGAAAAAGAGACAGAGATGATCGGATTGGTTGAGTTGGTGGAAATTGATTATATTCACCGCAGGGCCGAGTTTCAAATTATTATTGATCCGGCGCATCAAGGCAATGGCTATTCGTCAATCGCGACTTATCTGGCCATGAACTACGCGTTTTCCGTATTGAATTTGCATAAGCTTTATTTAATTGTCGATGAAGATAATCAAAAAGCCATTCATCTATATAAAAAAGCCGGTTTTTCTATCGAGAGCGAGCTTCAGGATGAATTTTTCGTCGACGGTTTTTACCATAACGCCATCAGAATGTGTATTTTTCAGAAGGAATTTTTAAAAATCAAACAGGATGGAACAAAATAAAAACAGCACAGCCCTTGTGCTAAAGAAGCGGCGGTGAAATGCGCGGACGTCCTGTCCGGCCGCCGCCGTCATTTCTGCCGTTCATTTTTTTACATCCAATCGCTCTTTCGCCAAATCCGGGATGTCCTCTTTGTCAACTTCTTCCCAGGATGTTACGCCCTTTTTCTTGGAATCGTATACGCGCAAAAATGCGCCTTTCTTGAGATTTTTGTCTGCGGTAAACGTCATTGTTTTTTCCTTGCCTTCTTCGTCAAAGCCGGCTAATTGATAGTTGAATATTCGATATTCCTTGCCGTCATCCGCCTTTGAAATCTCCTCTTTTCCATCACCTGCAATCTGGACATAATATTGGTCTGTTCCCAGACGATTCAGGTTGCAGCCTGTCAATACGGCAGCAAATGCGATCATGAGACTGATCAATGCGAAATGTCGTTTCATGTTGTTCACCTCTTTTTTGTTCTGTCCTGATTGTAAGCTTCTTTCTTGAAAGAAAAAATTGAATCATATAACAAGAACATTACACTTTTGTAAGGTTTTATGTGGACTTTTATCGTATGGAGGAAACCGGCTGCGCGGGGTTTTTATTTATGAAGACCCTGATGATAGGAGGATCATTTAAAAAAGGGGCAGAGCCCCTTTTTGCCGTCATGCATCTCTTTCAAAGATCAACTCAAAATAAGATGCAATTCCATATCCTGAAGTCGCAGGAGCGAAGATTTGCACAAATCGCCACCCTTCCCGGGCGTACTCTCGGATGACTTCCCGGTAATCTTCCTTTGGTTTCTTATTAAATGAGCTCAATTCAATTTTGACAAATTGATATTCTTTCATGCTAACGAAGCCTCCTTTTCATGTTTATACGCATGAAGAAGCGAAAAGGTTTCCGCATGGAAAATGAAAAAGGATAGGCTAATCAATAAGCATGAACCGAAATAAAGGAGCCGGTTTTGATGTGGCTGCCATCTGCCGTTCCTGCACCTGTATTGATTTAAAGTCTCCCAAGCATATAAGGGGGAACAAGTCATACAGAAAGCCGGTTCGATTACCGGGATTGCCAGCCATATGTTGGTTCTGTTTTCCGCAAGACAAACACCTATTTTCTTTCCGGTCATATGGTAATGCAGGAAAGGGTGGTTTTATGTTTTTTCATATAAAAGAATTGCAGTACCGGGCAAAACCGGAAAAGCCTGATGCTTTATTTGCGAAAAAGCTGCAGGAAATATTGGGCGGGCAGTTTGGCGAAATCTCCGTTGCCTTGCAGTATCTTTTTCAGGGCTGGAATGTCCGGGGAAACGGCAAGTACAAAGATCTGTTAATGGATACTGGGGCGGAAGAGCTGGCCCATATTGAAATGCTGGCGACCATGATTGCACGCTTGCTGGATGGAGCGCCTGTCGGCGATCTCGAAAAAGCGGCAAAAGATCCGGTTATAGGGGCCATTCTTGGAGGGATGAATCCGCAGCACGCGATTGTATCGGGACTCGGGGCTATGCCTTCGGATAGTGTGGGGAACCGTTGGACCGCCGATTATATTATTGCCAGCGGCAATTTGCTTGCTGACTTTCGGGCAAATTTAAATGCTGAGTCACAAGGCCGTCTTCAGGCAGTCCGGCTTTATGAAACAACAACAGATCGCGGTGTCAAAGATATGCTGTCTTGGCTGATCGCAAGGGATACGATGCATCAAAATCAATGGATTGCGGCGATTAAGGAGCTGGAGGCGAAAGAAAATGTCGTCGTGCCAAGCACCTTCCCGAGGAAACTTGAAAAAAGAGAAGTGTCCCATGTCTTATTTAACTTCTCAAGAGGAAATGAAAGTGCGGCTGGCAGATGGGCACATGGAACGAGCATGGATGGCGAAGGAGTCTTTCAGTATGTTGAGAAGCCGCAGCCGCTCGCGAAAAAACCGGTGTTAAGCCCTGCTCCTCCTTATATCCATGATACACCGCCTTCAGTCATTCAAAACCATCGGGATGACGCACCTCCTCCAAACCTGTACTGACGCTTTTGTTCCATGCCTCCTGAATCATATTTCGGACTGAAAGCGAATAGCCATGTTAAAGAATGGTTATGAAAGGGAGGCGCAAATTTGAAAACATATCGGGAAACGGCGGTCTTTGAACACAAATTTTGGCTGCAAGTGATGGGGGATCACGCCCGTTTTATCTTGGATTCTTTGGCTGAAAAAGAAAGGGAAGACATACAGAAAGCGAAGCGGTTTAAGCAAATATTTGACGTTTTGCTGAAAAAAGTGAATACATCGGCTGATTTATATTCCTTAACATTGGAGGCGGAGGAATACGTCCTTCAGTTTAGAAAATTTAAACTGTCCATTATTAAACGGCATATTACAAGCGATATTAAAATCCATCTTTCCCCGACTTTTATCAACCATATGGTGAACGAGCTTGAAGAATATCTTCTGATCATCAAATATTTGAAAAAGCGGGAGACGCCGCCCGTTTTCCATGAATTGCACCACCATATGCTATGGCTGATGGATGCAGCCGGGCATGCTGGAGCGATCGCTGATGAGCTTGATGCGGTCGAAAAACGGCTGAAAGAAAAAAGCAGGGGATTTGTCAAGCATTTTGAACAGTTTTACCTTAAATCTGTGGAATTGACAGGTTATCTTAGAGCAAATGTGGAATCCTTTCCGGCTCTTAGAAGAATGAACAAAGATGTCAAGCTTGAAATCGAATTATTCCGCACCTTTTTAAATGAAATCGAAGAATTGGAATTGACAGAGCAGATGCTCGGCACTTTCTCAGCGCTTATGGCAGATCATATGATGAGGGAAGAATGCTATTATTTAATGAAAATCGCCGAATCGACAAATACGCAAAAGCCTGCATGCGACCCGGCAAAGCCAAGGCTGCAAGAAAAGTAAAACCATCGGTTTTGCTTTATTTTTTGCCCTTAAAACAAACCATTTCTGTGAAGCTGGAAAACTGCGGCGTTTTTTTGTTATCATATTCAGAATACACAGAGCATTCGAGAGCTTACGGTGATTTCGCAAGAAAAGAGGGGTTTTATGGAAATTAGAAAAATCAATATATCAGATGCAGAACAATTTCTAAATCTGTGTCAAACTTTAGATGAAGAATCCGAATTCATGATGTATGAACCAGGAGAGCGGCTGACAACAATAGAGCGCCAAAGGGAACAGATCAGATCCATGTTGGCCGGTTCATCTCAGATCTTAGTTGCGAGTGCAGGCGGAAGCTTGATCGGCCACATTACGGCAGTCAGAGGACAAGCTAACCGGACACGGCACCGCGCCCATATTGTCATCGGAATCCGCAAAGCTTATAGAGGACAGGGGATAGGCACGCACCTGTTTCTGGCTTTGGAGAAATGGGCCTGTGAAGAAAAACTGCACAGGCTTGAGCTGACTGTTATGAGCCATAACCAAACTGCCGTGAAATTATATCAAAAAATCGGCTTTAGCATAGAAGGAACGAGAAAGCATGCGATGATGGTCAATGGTACATATGTTGACGAATATTTCATGGCCAAATTGATCTAAAAGAGGTGAAACATATGAAGGACGGAAACGGTGAGATGATGTCCGCTGTCAGCTTTTATAAAACCGAGCGCACGATCGATTTCAATCAACAGCATTATACGAAAAAACGGTATGAGATGTATTTATATCATGACAAGATTTTAGCGGACAAGCGTCAATTTTCTTTGGACAATGTTCACGATGTATCATTCAGGCCTTTTTCCGATGCGGGACTGCTTTACCTCCATACAAACCAAGGGGTTTTCGCATTTGAAGTAGAGGCTGATCCGGCGCATTTTATCAAAAGTTATAAAAAACTGAAAAAATCCAATTAAATAAATTCAATATATATGAAGTTTTAGCAGTAAATGCTAGAATGTATGTTGGACATTTTGCGTAAAGGAAGGTACATACATATCAAAGCAGAAATTTACATAACGTTTGACCTTGTTGAATTCTTGATCGTTACCGGCCTTATGTCACTTGGCGCGATTTGCTTGTCACTGCTATGCTTGTGAGAGAGCCAACCTTTTTGTTGGCGGATTCTTATTGAAGGGTTTAAGCGCCTTTTCCAATTTT is a window encoding:
- the speG gene encoding spermidine N1-acetyltransferase gives rise to the protein MSNQLKLRPLEREDLPFVHRLNNDAKIMSYWFEEPYETFVELQDLFDKHIHDQSERRFIVEKETEMIGLVELVEIDYIHRRAEFQIIIDPAHQGNGYSSIATYLAMNYAFSVLNLHKLYLIVDEDNQKAIHLYKKAGFSIESELQDEFFVDGFYHNAIRMCIFQKEFLKIKQDGTK
- a CDS encoding YxeA family protein — its product is MKRHFALISLMIAFAAVLTGCNLNRLGTDQYYVQIAGDGKEEISKADDGKEYRIFNYQLAGFDEEGKEKTMTFTADKNLKKGAFLRVYDSKKKGVTSWEEVDKEDIPDLAKERLDVKK
- a CDS encoding GNAT family protein; this encodes MEIRKINISDAEQFLNLCQTLDEESEFMMYEPGERLTTIERQREQIRSMLAGSSQILVASAGGSLIGHITAVRGQANRTRHRAHIVIGIRKAYRGQGIGTHLFLALEKWACEEKLHRLELTVMSHNQTAVKLYQKIGFSIEGTRKHAMMVNGTYVDEYFMAKLI
- a CDS encoding TetR family transcriptional regulator, yielding MPKQTSGKYEKILHAAIEVISEKGLDKASISDIVKRAGTAQGTFYLYFSSKNALIPAIAENLLTHTLNEIKGKMDGTEPFWTVMKILIDETFNITSLHKDIIVLCYSGLAIDHSMEKWEAIYQPYYSWLEGIIEKAAENNEIIRDINVRWTARTIINFVENTAERYYIGAEKEEDIEVFKKEIFTFLKRSLSVR
- a CDS encoding DUF2935 domain-containing protein; this translates as MKTYRETAVFEHKFWLQVMGDHARFILDSLAEKEREDIQKAKRFKQIFDVLLKKVNTSADLYSLTLEAEEYVLQFRKFKLSIIKRHITSDIKIHLSPTFINHMVNELEEYLLIIKYLKKRETPPVFHELHHHMLWLMDAAGHAGAIADELDAVEKRLKEKSRGFVKHFEQFYLKSVELTGYLRANVESFPALRRMNKDVKLEIELFRTFLNEIEELELTEQMLGTFSALMADHMMREECYYLMKIAESTNTQKPACDPAKPRLQEK
- a CDS encoding multidrug efflux SMR transporter, which encodes MAWFLLVVSGIEEMIAAIAMKYVDGTKKKWPIIVMVVGFALSFYCLSKAMQVLSAGVAYAVWTGIGIIGITAVSFFWFKDRFQLPQLISLFLIIVGVVGLRLTS
- a CDS encoding multidrug efflux SMR transporter; the encoded protein is MYWLFVLIAGFLEVVWATALKGAETLLDWTVIFILIAVSFILLIRSYRKIPMASAYTVFVGIGTVGTYVTGIVLGEPFSGGQIFFLTVLLAGIIGMKLFTKERETHSRGEH
- a CDS encoding manganese catalase family protein: MFFHIKELQYRAKPEKPDALFAKKLQEILGGQFGEISVALQYLFQGWNVRGNGKYKDLLMDTGAEELAHIEMLATMIARLLDGAPVGDLEKAAKDPVIGAILGGMNPQHAIVSGLGAMPSDSVGNRWTADYIIASGNLLADFRANLNAESQGRLQAVRLYETTTDRGVKDMLSWLIARDTMHQNQWIAAIKELEAKENVVVPSTFPRKLEKREVSHVLFNFSRGNESAAGRWAHGTSMDGEGVFQYVEKPQPLAKKPVLSPAPPYIHDTPPSVIQNHRDDAPPPNLY
- a CDS encoding DUF4177 domain-containing protein; amino-acid sequence: MKEYQFVKIELSSFNKKPKEDYREVIREYAREGWRFVQIFAPATSGYGIASYFELIFERDA